The following are encoded together in the Lentisphaera araneosa HTCC2155 genome:
- a CDS encoding cupin domain-containing protein, whose protein sequence is MNNRIFTSSDFIVPSNEEPLRSVVTSSDDSTIIMWTVKPGQVIKPHIHPEGQDTWYVLAGSAEYISDDTDKRTSIQKGDFVIAYKGEIHGAVNNGDEPFTFISVVSPSNAGFQLK, encoded by the coding sequence TTGAATAATAGAATTTTTACAAGTAGTGACTTTATTGTTCCTTCAAATGAAGAACCACTAAGATCAGTTGTGACCAGCAGTGATGACTCAACTATAATAATGTGGACTGTCAAACCCGGCCAGGTAATTAAACCTCACATACACCCCGAAGGTCAGGATACATGGTATGTACTGGCCGGAAGTGCCGAATATATTTCTGACGACACAGATAAAAGGACAAGTATTCAAAAAGGTGATTTCGTTATTGCCTACAAAGGCGAAATTCATGGAGCGGTTAATAATGGCGACGAGCCATTTACTTTTATCTCGGTAGTTTCACCCTCAAATGCAGGTTTTCAGCTAAAATAA
- a CDS encoding integron integrase, giving the protein MKQYRRFLQSQYIAEKELDHYLSWVAHYAKYCEDRGLDYWDDSSLIAYKRDLALRRSDWQVIQAEDAVKKYCYWRRGQSEERREAWILKLRGHLRQGKRSTRTEDCYVNWVRRFLIYNGKEQSWIIEDIRIYITFIVSEQGVSVSTQNQAIAALSYFYKYILEKDPGELPRILKAKSKHKLPAIFSHAELKVIFEQLTGTELLVAKLMYGAGLRSGECYKLRMQDLDFKKKVLLIRDRLGVVKRETLFPESLFKELKVHIKSVKMVYSADQTIENAEVRLPDEYEAVEDEAKQWKWFWLFPSAVLKIGSDKQSLKREHYHPWHLQRKFKEILKSTQIENQVNLDSLRHSFAVHMLEAGYDIRTVQTLLGHQDVKTTMIYSKLAKVGKVHPKSPLDEVLRK; this is encoded by the coding sequence ATGAAGCAATATCGACGATTTCTTCAGAGTCAATATATAGCAGAGAAAGAGTTAGATCACTATTTGTCTTGGGTGGCACACTATGCTAAATACTGTGAAGATAGGGGATTAGATTACTGGGATGATTCGAGTCTAATAGCTTATAAAAGAGATTTGGCACTGCGGCGTTCAGACTGGCAAGTCATTCAGGCCGAGGATGCGGTAAAGAAATATTGTTACTGGAGACGAGGGCAATCAGAAGAGAGGCGAGAAGCATGGATATTAAAACTGAGAGGTCATCTACGACAAGGGAAACGTTCTACACGGACTGAAGACTGTTATGTTAATTGGGTAAGGCGCTTTCTGATATACAATGGGAAAGAACAGTCTTGGATTATTGAGGATATTCGAATTTACATTACTTTCATAGTATCTGAGCAAGGTGTATCTGTGTCGACGCAAAATCAGGCAATAGCAGCCTTAAGTTATTTCTATAAATATATATTAGAAAAGGATCCGGGTGAATTGCCGAGAATCTTAAAGGCAAAATCAAAACATAAGTTACCCGCAATCTTTAGTCATGCGGAGCTTAAAGTAATCTTTGAACAATTGACAGGAACAGAATTATTAGTTGCCAAGTTGATGTATGGGGCTGGTTTGCGTAGTGGAGAATGTTATAAGTTGCGGATGCAAGATCTGGATTTCAAGAAGAAGGTTTTGTTGATCCGAGATAGATTGGGTGTTGTGAAGCGTGAAACTCTTTTTCCTGAAAGTTTATTTAAAGAACTGAAGGTTCACATTAAGTCAGTGAAGATGGTATATAGCGCAGATCAAACAATAGAGAATGCTGAGGTGAGGCTTCCTGATGAATATGAGGCAGTGGAAGATGAGGCTAAACAATGGAAATGGTTTTGGTTGTTTCCCTCAGCGGTACTGAAAATTGGATCCGATAAACAATCGTTAAAACGGGAGCATTATCACCCATGGCATTTACAGCGTAAATTCAAAGAAATACTCAAGTCTACACAGATAGAAAATCAAGTTAATTTAGATTCTCTACGCCATAGCTTTGCGGTACACATGTTAGAGGCTGGCTACGATATTCGTACAGTGCAGACTTTACTGGGTCATCAGGATGTAAAAACTACGATGATTTATAGCAAGTTGGCAAAGGTCGGGAAAGTACATCCTAAAAGTCCTTTAGATGAGGTTTTAAGAAAGTAA
- a CDS encoding integron integrase, producing the protein MAKMIDFMEYISSLKVDEKERKYYPRWIERFSQFCKVRGLDPWEPGALNSFIDNLSCSEEPWKVMQAGKAIRHYVYWRRQTDTSVPKAMSLSSAKSVSESRELLLQKMVEVMRVQRKSYRTEQSYLSWVERYLDFHKEGEFDAQEVSSFISHLAVQKCVAASTQNQAFNALVFFFRYVLEIELGDLSQSVRAVRKEKLPLVYTRDEVKAIMANMEGVPLLMARLIYGGGLRHSEAYRLRIKDLDRGRMCLTIRGAKGDKDREVPLGKSLLPAIDEQLERIRKLYDEDRTNDVAGCYLPHTLENKSPNVGKEWGWFWLFPADNLSLDPRANKIRRHHVSSNYLNGPYKKALRKAGIVKAGTVHTLRHSFATHILEDGYDIRVLQELLGHSDVSTTQIYTHVMGVHKLNVTSPIDKL; encoded by the coding sequence ATGGCTAAGATGATAGATTTTATGGAGTATATAAGCTCACTTAAAGTGGATGAAAAAGAAAGGAAGTATTATCCCCGTTGGATAGAAAGGTTCAGTCAGTTCTGTAAAGTTCGTGGGCTAGATCCCTGGGAGCCAGGTGCTTTGAATAGCTTCATAGATAATTTGAGTTGTAGTGAAGAACCGTGGAAAGTGATGCAGGCGGGGAAGGCGATACGGCATTATGTATATTGGAGAAGGCAAACAGATACAAGTGTGCCCAAAGCAATGAGTTTATCATCAGCTAAGTCGGTGAGTGAAAGTCGTGAGTTATTGCTTCAGAAGATGGTGGAGGTGATGCGAGTCCAGCGCAAGTCTTATCGTACGGAGCAGTCGTACTTATCCTGGGTGGAGCGTTATTTGGATTTTCATAAAGAAGGAGAGTTTGATGCTCAAGAGGTCTCCAGTTTTATAAGTCATTTGGCCGTACAGAAGTGCGTAGCAGCATCGACTCAAAATCAGGCCTTCAATGCTTTAGTATTCTTTTTTCGCTATGTATTAGAAATTGAGCTAGGTGACCTGTCTCAGTCGGTACGTGCTGTACGTAAGGAGAAGTTACCTTTAGTCTATACTCGTGACGAAGTGAAAGCGATCATGGCTAATATGGAGGGAGTGCCTTTGCTTATGGCAAGGTTGATCTATGGAGGGGGATTACGTCATAGCGAAGCTTATAGACTGCGTATTAAGGATCTTGATCGAGGGCGTATGTGCTTGACGATTCGTGGTGCGAAGGGTGATAAGGATCGTGAGGTTCCGCTAGGCAAGAGTTTGTTGCCAGCAATAGATGAGCAGTTGGAGCGTATTCGTAAGTTGTATGATGAGGATAGGACTAATGATGTGGCGGGCTGTTACTTACCTCATACCTTGGAGAACAAGTCTCCTAATGTGGGTAAGGAATGGGGCTGGTTTTGGTTGTTTCCTGCAGATAATTTATCTCTTGATCCACGAGCGAATAAAATACGAAGACACCATGTGTCGAGTAATTACTTAAATGGTCCATACAAGAAAGCTTTACGAAAAGCTGGTATTGTGAAGGCTGGTACGGTTCATACTTTGAGGCATAGTTTTGCTACACATATTCTTGAGGATGGTTATGATATACGTGTGCTGCAAGAGTTACTTGGCCATAGTGATGTCAGTACAACACAGATTTATACACATGTTATGGGTGTTCATAAGCTCAATGTAACGAGTCCGATTGATAAGCTATGA
- a CDS encoding ADP-ribosylglycohydrolase family protein, with product MFGLILRDALGVPVEFMERDDLKQRPVVSMRGFGSHNKVPGTWSDDSSMVLCKLHSILEQACLRELHEETSLDLRHRTKELKHLIDLEGMGRDPRDNDLRWSRTSVFMYELREDEHGLMVSGGDDAFHAFWFCINDLPWNLAFDHSDILAKAFPKIAPLPK from the coding sequence TTGTTTGGGTTGATACTCAGAGATGCGCTTGGTGTACCAGTAGAGTTTATGGAACGAGACGACCTTAAACAAAGACCAGTCGTTTCCATGAGGGGCTTTGGCTCACATAATAAAGTCCCAGGAACGTGGTCGGATGACTCTTCGATGGTTCTTTGTAAGCTTCATTCAATATTAGAGCAGGCTTGTCTTCGTGAACTCCATGAAGAAACTTCTTTAGATTTGAGACATCGAACTAAAGAACTTAAACATTTGATTGACTTAGAAGGTATGGGCCGCGATCCGAGAGATAATGACTTGCGCTGGAGTCGTACTTCTGTTTTTATGTACGAGCTAAGAGAAGATGAGCATGGCTTAATGGTGAGTGGAGGCGATGATGCATTTCATGCTTTCTGGTTTTGTATAAATGACTTGCCGTGGAACTTAGCCTTTGATCACTCGGACATATTAGCAAAAGCTTTCCCAAAAATAGCTCCGCTCCCAAAGTGA